Proteins encoded in a region of the Planococcus shixiaomingii genome:
- the coxB gene encoding cytochrome c oxidase subunit II: MINGLKKWRLFTLMAALIFFLAGCGREEISTLIPAGGVAQEQFNLLILSSVVMLFVIIVVTIIFVLAITKFRRSKLGDDLIPEQVEGSAKLEFLWTAIPIVLIIIIAIPTVYQTFDLADTRTMDVAAEDGSMTNLTVNVVAKLYWWEFEYPEHGIVTSQELVVPTNERVYFNVVSADVKHSFWIPSIGGKIDANPENTNTFYLTFDQESSELEDGVFYGKCAELCGPSHALMDFKVKTMNPDDFDQWVTAMKEEPAAPTDELATTGEQLFGQDGLGCISCHATSAVGKGNVAVGPNLATFGDRNRVAGILEHNEENLKNWIKTPQTYKPGNLMPEVKELNGGKEVSEQELDALAAYLMSLSVEK; the protein is encoded by the coding sequence ATGATAAACGGGCTTAAAAAGTGGCGTCTATTTACATTGATGGCCGCCTTGATTTTCTTTCTTGCGGGATGTGGGCGAGAAGAGATCTCCACACTAATACCGGCCGGTGGAGTAGCTCAAGAACAGTTTAACCTACTGATCTTGTCTTCTGTGGTCATGCTATTTGTAATTATTGTCGTAACGATCATTTTTGTATTGGCAATAACAAAGTTCCGCCGCTCGAAACTTGGGGATGACTTAATTCCTGAGCAAGTAGAAGGAAGCGCAAAACTTGAATTCTTATGGACTGCAATTCCAATCGTTTTGATCATCATTATTGCGATTCCTACTGTTTATCAGACTTTTGATTTGGCTGATACGCGGACAATGGACGTTGCAGCGGAAGATGGTTCTATGACCAACTTAACGGTCAATGTTGTCGCTAAACTTTACTGGTGGGAATTTGAATATCCTGAGCATGGAATTGTAACTTCGCAGGAATTGGTCGTTCCAACTAACGAGCGCGTTTATTTTAACGTTGTTTCTGCCGATGTTAAACACTCCTTCTGGATTCCTTCAATCGGTGGTAAAATTGATGCCAACCCTGAAAACACCAATACGTTCTATTTAACGTTTGACCAAGAATCTTCTGAATTAGAAGATGGCGTGTTCTACGGTAAATGTGCTGAGCTTTGCGGCCCTTCACACGCATTGATGGATTTCAAAGTTAAAACGATGAACCCTGATGACTTCGATCAGTGGGTAACTGCTATGAAAGAAGAACCTGCTGCTCCGACTGACGAGCTTGCTACTACAGGAGAACAATTGTTTGGGCAAGACGGCTTAGGTTGTATTTCTTGCCACGCTACCTCTGCTGTTGGAAAAGGCAATGTTGCAGTTGGACCGAACTTAGCAACTTTCGGTGACCGCAACCGCGTTGCCGGTATTTTGGAGCACAACGAAGAAAACTTGAAAAACTGGATTAAAACTCCACAGACATACAAGCCAGGCAACTTAATGCCGGAAGTTAAAGAATTGAATGGCGGCAAAGAAGTATCTGAGCAAGAACTTGATGCGCTAGCTGCATATTTGATGAGCTTGTCTGTTGAAAAGTAA
- the typA gene encoding translational GTPase TypA, whose translation MTNLRNDLRNIAIIAHVDHGKTTLVDQLLQQSGTFRSNEHVDERAMDSGDIERERGITILAKNTAIQYKDAKINILDTPGHADFGGEVERIMKMVDGVLLVVDAYEGCMPQTRFVLKKALEQNLKPIVVVNKIDRDFARPEEVVDEVIELFIELEANDDQLEFPVIFASGMNGTASLSSDPADQEENMQVIYDAILEHVPAPIDNRDEPLQFQVALLDYSDYVGRIGIGRVFRGTIEVGQSVALMKLDGSVKNFRVTKIHGFMGLKRVEIQKAEAGDLIAISGMEDINVGETVCPADHQEALPILRIDEPTLQMTFLVNNSPFAGKEGKWITSRKIQERLDAQLQTDVSLRVENTDSPDAWIVSGRGELHLSILIENMRREGFELQVSKPEVIVRMVDGVRCEPVERVQVDVPEEYTGAIIESLGERKGEMLDMVNNGSGQVRLVFNVPARGLIGYTTEFLTQTRGYGIINHTFDSYQPVASGRVGGRRQGVLVSMERGKVSTYGLMGIEDRGTAFVEVGAEIYEGMIVGEHNRDSDLTVNIVKIKAATNIRSANKDQTTTMKKARLMSLEEALEYLNDDEYCEITPQTIRLRKKILDKNERERMAKKKKVAIEE comes from the coding sequence ATGACTAACTTACGTAACGACTTAAGAAACATTGCTATTATCGCCCACGTTGACCACGGTAAAACAACATTAGTGGATCAGCTTCTACAGCAATCCGGAACTTTCCGTTCAAACGAGCACGTTGATGAACGTGCAATGGACTCTGGTGATATCGAAAGAGAACGCGGAATTACAATTCTTGCTAAAAACACTGCGATTCAATATAAAGACGCTAAAATCAACATTTTGGATACTCCTGGACACGCCGATTTTGGTGGAGAAGTGGAACGTATCATGAAGATGGTAGATGGTGTTTTGCTTGTAGTAGATGCTTACGAAGGCTGTATGCCACAAACGCGTTTTGTATTGAAAAAAGCATTGGAACAAAACTTGAAGCCAATCGTTGTAGTAAACAAAATTGACCGCGATTTCGCTCGTCCGGAAGAAGTGGTTGACGAAGTCATCGAATTGTTCATTGAACTGGAAGCAAATGACGATCAACTTGAATTCCCAGTTATTTTCGCATCAGGCATGAACGGTACTGCAAGTCTTTCATCTGATCCTGCAGATCAAGAAGAAAACATGCAGGTTATTTACGATGCAATCTTGGAACACGTACCAGCACCAATCGATAACAGAGATGAGCCACTTCAATTCCAAGTAGCGCTTCTTGACTACAGCGACTATGTAGGTCGTATCGGGATTGGCCGGGTATTCCGCGGAACTATCGAAGTTGGACAATCTGTTGCATTAATGAAGCTTGACGGTTCAGTTAAAAACTTCCGCGTTACTAAGATTCATGGTTTCATGGGGCTTAAACGCGTAGAAATCCAAAAAGCTGAAGCTGGCGATTTGATTGCCATCTCTGGTATGGAAGATATCAACGTTGGGGAAACGGTTTGTCCAGCAGACCACCAAGAAGCATTGCCGATTCTTCGCATTGACGAACCGACTTTGCAAATGACGTTCCTTGTTAACAATAGCCCGTTTGCTGGTAAAGAAGGCAAATGGATCACTTCTAGAAAAATACAGGAACGTTTGGATGCACAATTGCAGACGGACGTATCCCTGCGTGTAGAAAACACAGATTCCCCCGATGCGTGGATTGTTTCCGGACGCGGAGAATTGCATTTGTCGATCTTGATCGAGAACATGCGCCGTGAAGGATTCGAGCTTCAGGTTTCTAAACCAGAAGTAATTGTCCGTATGGTGGATGGCGTTCGCTGTGAACCAGTTGAACGTGTACAAGTTGACGTACCGGAAGAATATACTGGTGCAATCATCGAATCTCTTGGTGAGCGCAAAGGTGAAATGCTTGATATGGTCAACAACGGAAGCGGACAAGTTCGTTTGGTATTTAATGTACCAGCACGAGGCTTGATCGGTTACACGACTGAATTCTTGACACAAACTCGTGGTTACGGAATTATCAACCACACATTTGACAGCTACCAGCCAGTTGCTTCAGGCCGCGTAGGCGGACGCCGTCAAGGTGTATTGGTTTCCATGGAGCGCGGAAAAGTTTCAACTTACGGCCTAATGGGCATCGAAGACCGCGGAACTGCTTTTGTTGAAGTAGGGGCTGAAATCTACGAAGGTATGATCGTCGGCGAACATAACCGCGACAGCGATTTGACTGTAAACATCGTAAAAATCAAAGCGGCAACAAATATCCGTTCAGCTAACAAAGACCAGACAACGACTATGAAAAAAGCGCGTTTGATGAGTCTTGAGGAAGCACTAGAATACTTGAATGACGATGAGTATTGTGAAATTACTCCACAAACCATCCGTCTGCGCAAAAAGATTCTTGATAAAAACGAACGTGAGCGCATGGCTAAGAAAAAGAAAGTTGCTATCGAAGAATAA
- a CDS encoding peptidyl-prolyl cis-trans isomerase: protein MEFIIPFKGEVKYKITLDPTVWIFDDRKIDLETYFVETRVERDELEEYKRGMGEHWSREIMEGATVPPTLNSEKTYNRKEKNEMMVGTFGMIFKPFLENAEPTQQASQVVIETSNGEQAFTLAEAKELIFKFSQEGKPLKDDGPVHVLLPDGSNQHNPITDIIAIRVE from the coding sequence ATGGAATTCATAATACCGTTTAAAGGCGAAGTAAAGTATAAAATTACACTCGATCCGACAGTTTGGATTTTTGATGATCGAAAAATCGATTTGGAGACCTATTTTGTTGAAACAAGAGTCGAGCGCGATGAACTTGAAGAATACAAACGCGGCATGGGCGAACATTGGTCGCGCGAGATCATGGAAGGCGCGACGGTACCTCCAACATTAAATTCAGAAAAGACCTATAATAGGAAAGAAAAAAATGAAATGATGGTCGGCACGTTCGGCATGATCTTCAAGCCGTTTCTGGAAAATGCAGAACCAACCCAACAAGCAAGCCAGGTGGTAATTGAAACGTCTAACGGCGAGCAGGCTTTTACTTTAGCAGAAGCTAAAGAACTGATTTTCAAATTCAGCCAGGAAGGCAAGCCGTTGAAAGATGATGGCCCCGTCCATGTGCTATTGCCGGATGGATCGAATCAGCACAATCCCATCACGGATATCATTGCGATTCGAGTTGAATAG
- the cyoE gene encoding heme o synthase → MSNGRSLSADVHQTPETTTFLSDFLALIKIGIVNSNLITVFTGMWLAFQFSDRHFLQELDILAYTLVGSALIIAGSAAMNNYIDTDIDPLMASKRSRPTVTGRFKPSAVLALALSFIVLGELFLFSASVSAGFLGIAGILAYVVLYSMWSKRRHVSNTIVGSISGAIPPLIGWAAVEPALGMGAWALFLIMFVWQPPHFYALAMKRTEEYRAAGIPMLPVVKGFHRTKKSMLAWVLLLFPLPFLLMDLGMGFIILASLLNLGWLVLAIKGFKVKDDLKWAKTMFIYSLNYMTILFVSMIIFAVFV, encoded by the coding sequence ATGTCAAACGGCCGGTCATTGTCTGCGGATGTTCATCAGACACCGGAAACAACAACATTCCTAAGTGATTTTTTAGCACTTATTAAAATAGGAATAGTAAATTCCAATTTAATAACCGTGTTTACCGGAATGTGGTTAGCGTTTCAGTTTTCCGACAGGCATTTCCTGCAAGAGCTGGACATCCTCGCCTACACCTTGGTCGGGTCCGCATTAATAATAGCAGGTTCTGCCGCGATGAATAACTACATTGACACAGATATCGATCCGTTGATGGCGAGCAAAAGGTCGCGTCCGACCGTGACTGGAAGATTTAAGCCATCTGCTGTATTGGCACTCGCTTTATCTTTCATTGTTTTAGGCGAACTATTTTTGTTCTCTGCATCCGTATCAGCTGGCTTTCTTGGAATAGCAGGAATCTTGGCTTATGTCGTCCTCTATTCCATGTGGTCGAAAAGAAGACATGTCAGCAATACAATCGTAGGGAGCATCTCGGGAGCAATCCCGCCGCTTATTGGCTGGGCTGCAGTTGAACCGGCACTTGGAATGGGCGCATGGGCATTGTTCTTAATCATGTTCGTCTGGCAGCCGCCTCATTTCTATGCGTTAGCAATGAAACGTACAGAAGAGTATCGTGCCGCAGGCATCCCGATGCTTCCAGTGGTAAAAGGATTCCACCGAACTAAAAAATCAATGCTTGCATGGGTTTTACTGCTGTTCCCTCTGCCATTCCTGTTAATGGATCTCGGAATGGGCTTCATCATTCTTGCTTCCCTTTTGAATCTTGGCTGGCTAGTACTTGCTATAAAAGGATTTAAAGTGAAGGATGATCTGAAATGGGCGAAGACAATGTTCATTTATTCATTGAATTATATGACCATCTTATTTGTATCGATGATCATCTTCGCAGTCTTCGTTTAA
- a CDS encoding YlaI family protein: MRVQCVICDKIEELNDDTLQAKRLRNRPIHTHMCDACHDRISERTKERLATGSFRFYRSSRRIEDDF; the protein is encoded by the coding sequence ATGCGCGTACAATGTGTAATTTGTGACAAAATTGAAGAGCTTAACGATGATACTCTTCAAGCAAAACGTTTGCGGAACAGACCTATCCATACGCATATGTGTGATGCATGCCATGACCGCATCTCGGAACGGACAAAGGAACGGTTAGCGACCGGCTCATTCCGGTTTTACCGCAGTTCCCGCAGGATTGAGGATGACTTCTGA
- the pyc gene encoding pyruvate carboxylase, translating to MKTINKILVANRGEIAIRVFRACTELNLRTVAIYSQEDSGSYHRFKADESYLVGKGKKPIDAYLDIEDIIRIAKDSDVDAVHPGYGFLSENVHFARRCEEEGIVFIGPTSRHLDMFGDKVKARTQAILAGIPVIPGTDGPVESLEEVVAFSEEAGFPLMIKASLGGGGRGMRIVRTREELASSYERAKSEAKAAFGSDEMYVEKFVEKPKHIEVQILGDTDGNVIHLYERDCSIQRRHQKVVEIAPSNSISDKLRNEICEAAVKLMKNIDYINAGTVEFLVANDEFYFIEVNPRIQVEHTITEMVTGIDIVHAQINIARGHTLHSKEINIPLQADIPLFGFAIQSRVTTEDPLNDFMPDAGKLMVYRSGGGFGVRLDAGNGFQGAVITPYYDSLLVKCSTWGVTFNEAAAKMDRNLQEFRIRGIKTNIPFLANVVRHENFLKGEFDTSFIDSTPELFIFPVRQDRGTKLLSYIGNVTVNGFPGIEKKKKPIFTHPRKPQVDLSAPAPSGTKQILDEHGVEGLTQWIHDQKEVLLTDTTFRDAHQSLLATRLRSYDMFEIAKETARLQSDLFSLEMWGGATFDVSYRFLKEDPWQRLIKLRKEIPNVLFQMLFRGANAVGYKNYPDNVIREFVRNSADAGIDVFRIFDSLNWIKGMEVAIDEVRQSGKVAEAAICYAGDILDPSRDKYTVDYYKKMAKELEASGAHILAIKDMAGLLKPEAAYRLISELKDTTSLPIHLHTHDTSGNGIYLYAKAIEAGVDIVDTALGSMSGLTSQPSANSLYYAMSGSDRKVRTDINALEQISHYWEDVRKYYSDFESGMNSPHSEIYVHEMPGGQYSNLQQQAKGVGLGMRWEEVKSMYSRVNLLFGDVVKVTPSSKVVGDMALFMVQNDLDEYTVLTKGRTIDFPESVIEFFEGYIGQPYGGFPKELQEVVLKDRQPITVRPGELLEPADFDAIKRTLFDQLERPVTSQEVLAYALYPKVFEEYTTTYKQFGNVSVLDTLTFLYGMRLGEEIEVEIEKGKTLMIKMVSIGEPQKDGKRTIYFELNGQSREVNIQDMTVETDVTAKQKADPTNETHIAATMPGTVLKVVAEKGAKVDRGDHLLVTEAMKMETTVQAPFDGTIKEIYVNAGDGISTGDLLIEMDRH from the coding sequence GTGAAGACAATCAACAAAATCTTAGTAGCAAATCGTGGGGAAATCGCTATCCGGGTTTTCCGCGCTTGTACCGAACTGAATCTTCGGACAGTTGCAATTTATTCGCAAGAGGACAGTGGATCTTATCATCGCTTTAAAGCCGATGAATCTTATTTGGTCGGAAAAGGAAAAAAGCCGATTGATGCGTATTTGGATATTGAAGATATCATCCGTATCGCAAAAGATTCTGACGTGGATGCCGTTCATCCGGGATACGGGTTTTTATCGGAAAACGTCCATTTTGCCCGCCGATGCGAAGAAGAAGGCATCGTGTTTATCGGTCCGACTTCCCGTCATTTGGATATGTTCGGGGACAAAGTTAAAGCGCGTACACAAGCAATTTTAGCCGGAATTCCGGTAATCCCAGGTACAGACGGTCCGGTGGAATCGCTCGAAGAAGTGGTAGCATTCAGTGAAGAAGCAGGATTCCCATTAATGATCAAAGCTTCCCTTGGCGGCGGTGGGCGCGGTATGCGCATCGTCAGAACACGAGAAGAACTTGCATCGTCTTATGAACGGGCAAAGTCCGAAGCAAAAGCTGCTTTTGGCTCTGATGAAATGTATGTTGAAAAATTTGTTGAAAAACCAAAGCACATTGAAGTGCAAATTTTAGGTGACACGGATGGCAACGTCATCCATCTATACGAACGTGATTGTTCGATTCAGCGCCGCCATCAAAAAGTAGTGGAGATTGCACCATCCAATTCAATCAGTGACAAGTTGCGGAACGAAATCTGTGAAGCCGCTGTCAAGCTGATGAAAAACATCGATTACATAAATGCTGGCACCGTGGAATTCTTGGTAGCCAATGATGAATTTTATTTCATAGAAGTAAATCCGCGGATTCAGGTGGAGCATACTATAACGGAAATGGTTACAGGTATTGATATTGTCCATGCCCAAATCAATATTGCCAGAGGCCATACGCTTCACAGTAAAGAAATCAACATCCCGCTCCAAGCGGATATTCCGTTGTTTGGTTTCGCCATCCAATCGCGCGTAACAACTGAAGATCCGTTAAATGACTTTATGCCGGATGCCGGTAAACTGATGGTTTACCGTTCGGGCGGCGGTTTTGGCGTCCGTTTAGATGCCGGAAATGGTTTCCAAGGGGCCGTTATAACGCCGTATTATGATTCTTTGCTGGTGAAATGCTCAACATGGGGCGTCACGTTTAATGAAGCCGCCGCGAAAATGGACCGTAACTTGCAGGAGTTCCGGATCCGCGGAATTAAAACCAATATTCCTTTCTTGGCTAACGTTGTTAGACACGAGAACTTCTTAAAAGGCGAATTCGATACAAGTTTTATCGATTCGACGCCTGAATTGTTCATCTTCCCGGTACGCCAAGACCGAGGCACAAAATTGTTGAGTTATATCGGCAATGTCACAGTTAACGGCTTCCCGGGCATCGAGAAGAAAAAGAAGCCAATCTTTACCCATCCTAGAAAACCGCAAGTGGATTTGTCTGCTCCAGCGCCAAGCGGCACAAAACAAATATTGGATGAACACGGAGTAGAAGGCTTAACCCAGTGGATCCACGATCAAAAAGAAGTGCTTTTAACTGACACAACTTTCCGAGACGCTCATCAATCGCTGCTTGCTACTCGTCTGCGTTCATACGATATGTTTGAAATTGCAAAAGAGACAGCTCGCCTGCAAAGCGATTTATTCTCACTTGAAATGTGGGGAGGGGCAACTTTCGATGTGTCCTACCGCTTCTTGAAAGAAGATCCTTGGCAGCGGTTGATCAAACTGCGCAAAGAAATTCCAAACGTTTTATTCCAAATGCTGTTCCGCGGAGCTAACGCAGTCGGCTATAAAAATTACCCGGATAATGTCATCCGTGAATTTGTTCGCAATTCAGCCGATGCTGGCATCGATGTCTTCCGTATATTCGATAGCTTAAACTGGATCAAAGGAATGGAAGTAGCGATTGACGAAGTACGCCAATCCGGAAAAGTGGCTGAAGCGGCGATCTGCTATGCGGGCGATATCCTCGACCCGAGCCGTGATAAATACACAGTGGACTATTATAAAAAAATGGCGAAAGAACTGGAAGCATCCGGTGCCCATATTCTGGCGATCAAAGACATGGCTGGCTTATTGAAACCCGAAGCTGCTTATCGTTTGATTTCAGAACTGAAAGATACAACGTCCTTGCCGATCCATCTTCATACTCACGATACGAGCGGAAACGGCATTTACTTGTACGCAAAAGCAATTGAAGCGGGAGTCGATATCGTGGATACAGCTCTTGGTTCGATGTCTGGTTTGACTTCCCAGCCAAGCGCAAACTCTTTGTATTACGCAATGAGCGGAAGCGATCGCAAAGTCAGAACTGACATCAATGCGCTCGAGCAGATTTCCCATTACTGGGAAGATGTCCGTAAATACTATTCTGATTTCGAAAGTGGCATGAACAGCCCGCATTCTGAAATTTACGTGCATGAAATGCCAGGAGGCCAGTACAGCAACCTTCAGCAGCAAGCAAAAGGTGTTGGGCTTGGCATGCGCTGGGAAGAAGTAAAATCCATGTATTCTCGGGTCAACTTGTTGTTCGGCGATGTTGTCAAAGTGACGCCTTCATCAAAAGTTGTCGGGGACATGGCGTTGTTCATGGTTCAAAACGATTTAGATGAATATACGGTTTTGACAAAAGGAAGAACAATTGATTTTCCGGAGTCGGTCATCGAGTTCTTTGAAGGGTATATTGGGCAACCGTATGGCGGTTTCCCGAAAGAATTGCAGGAGGTCGTTTTGAAGGACCGGCAGCCGATAACAGTTCGCCCAGGCGAATTGCTTGAGCCAGCCGATTTTGACGCGATCAAGCGAACATTGTTCGACCAGCTGGAACGACCGGTAACGAGCCAAGAAGTATTGGCATATGCGCTCTATCCGAAAGTATTTGAAGAATATACCACTACGTACAAACAGTTTGGCAACGTTTCTGTCTTAGATACGCTGACTTTCCTTTACGGTATGAGACTTGGAGAAGAAATTGAAGTTGAAATCGAAAAAGGGAAAACGTTGATGATTAAAATGGTTTCCATCGGCGAACCGCAAAAAGACGGCAAACGGACCATTTATTTCGAACTGAATGGCCAGTCGCGTGAAGTGAATATTCAAGATATGACTGTCGAGACAGATGTGACAGCGAAACAGAAAGCGGATCCTACAAACGAAACCCATATCGCAGCCACAATGCCGGGGACGGTCTTGAAAGTTGTTGCTGAAAAAGGGGCGAAAGTAGACCGTGGGGACCATCTGCTTGTAACAGAAGCCATGAAGATGGAAACAACCGTCCAAGCGCCATTTGATGGCACCATTAAAGAAATCTATGTCAATGCTGGCGATGGCATCTCTACTGGAGACCTGTTGATTGAAATGGATAGACATTAA
- a CDS encoding DUF1507 family protein, which translates to MEHTEEQTYQLKALELLKADAEKIEQLIKVQMDNLTLPSCPLYEEVLDTQMFGLSREIDFAVKLGLIERETGKNLIDTLEKKLSLLLEAYTNK; encoded by the coding sequence ATGGAACATACAGAAGAACAAACATATCAGCTAAAAGCGTTAGAACTCCTCAAAGCAGATGCAGAAAAAATTGAGCAATTAATCAAAGTCCAAATGGACAATTTGACATTGCCATCATGCCCCTTATATGAAGAAGTTCTCGATACACAAATGTTCGGTTTATCGCGCGAAATTGATTTTGCCGTTAAATTAGGCTTGATCGAACGTGAAACCGGCAAGAATTTAATAGATACGCTTGAAAAGAAACTATCTCTTTTGTTGGAAGCGTATACGAATAAATGA
- a CDS encoding COX15/CtaA family protein, producing the protein MQQSKYIKWFAVAATIGMLLILLGGALVTKTDSGMGCGRHWPGCNGSLIPDEITAEVLIEFSHRLVTGIVGILIVVLAVWAWRKYGHIRETKFLSVMAIFFLVLQALIGAAQVKWGQGDFILALHFGISLISFASVLLLTLLVFEVDQKFDAGRVKIGNKLKFHTIGVTLYSYIVVYTGALVRHTDSSLICSDWPLCRNDQFALPGNMYEWVQMGHRMAAGLIVIWLGYIAWHAFKHYRDQKVIYIGWLTAFIIVLLQATTGMLVVLTKLNLAVALLHSLLISMLFGLLCYMVLLVSRSLSAKVK; encoded by the coding sequence TTGCAGCAAAGTAAATATATAAAATGGTTTGCAGTAGCAGCGACCATAGGAATGCTCTTAATCCTTCTTGGAGGAGCCCTCGTTACAAAAACAGACAGCGGCATGGGGTGCGGCCGACATTGGCCAGGTTGCAACGGATCGCTAATACCAGATGAAATTACAGCCGAAGTCTTGATCGAGTTCTCCCATCGACTCGTTACAGGAATTGTCGGCATTTTAATTGTTGTATTGGCGGTATGGGCTTGGCGAAAATATGGCCATATCCGCGAAACCAAATTTTTATCTGTCATGGCGATTTTCTTTTTAGTGCTGCAAGCTCTAATCGGAGCTGCTCAAGTTAAATGGGGACAAGGCGACTTTATCCTTGCACTTCATTTTGGCATTTCCCTGATTTCGTTTGCATCCGTTCTATTATTGACATTATTGGTATTTGAAGTGGATCAGAAATTTGACGCAGGCCGCGTTAAGATTGGCAACAAATTAAAATTCCATACCATCGGGGTTACTTTGTATTCATATATTGTTGTTTATACAGGTGCGCTTGTGCGCCATACAGATTCAAGCTTGATTTGTTCTGACTGGCCGCTGTGCCGCAATGACCAATTCGCTCTTCCGGGCAATATGTATGAATGGGTTCAGATGGGCCACCGGATGGCAGCAGGATTGATCGTCATCTGGCTCGGTTATATCGCATGGCACGCCTTTAAGCACTATCGGGATCAGAAAGTTATTTACATCGGCTGGCTGACGGCGTTTATCATTGTTCTGCTTCAAGCGACAACTGGTATGCTCGTTGTTCTGACCAAATTGAATTTGGCTGTTGCCCTTCTCCATTCGTTGCTTATTTCCATGTTATTCGGATTGCTGTGTTATATGGTGCTGCTTGTTTCTCGCAGTCTATCAGCAAAAGTAAAATAA
- a CDS encoding FtsW/RodA/SpoVE family cell cycle protein, producing the protein MRQYIKRYAKHFDYPLFFTYIALSLFGLVMIYSASMAWAVNVYGWEANHFYKQQLVNLSLAFPIFAISALFPYKHFSRKGMMKLILAVIFIGLVLVHIIGYAGGGAKSWIDLGFASIQPSEVAKVGIILYLAGVFANKNKKGMINNFNESIAPPVVVLTLVLFLVFLEPDLGSMLIIGAVGLCVMLASGIRFKLYLKLASIVVAGAALFILPMIIFAQDQIFTEKRLGRLDAFFNPFQDELGFGMQIVNGYLAIGSGGLSGLGLGQSIQKLGYLPEPHTDFIMSVIAEELGVFGVAFVLVGLAFIVLRGLSIAMTTKDPLARMLAAGVASMIGIQTFVNLGGLTGLIPLTGVTLPFISYGGTSIILLSLAMGVLMNVSMFHKAEKLKK; encoded by the coding sequence ATGAGACAATACATCAAGAGATATGCGAAACATTTTGATTATCCCCTGTTTTTTACATACATAGCTTTATCGTTATTCGGTCTGGTCATGATTTACAGTGCAAGTATGGCCTGGGCTGTAAATGTCTACGGATGGGAAGCCAACCATTTTTACAAGCAACAACTAGTGAACTTGTCTTTGGCGTTTCCGATTTTTGCCATTTCTGCGCTTTTCCCGTATAAGCATTTCAGCAGAAAAGGCATGATGAAGCTTATACTGGCTGTAATTTTTATCGGACTGGTCTTAGTTCACATAATTGGCTATGCAGGCGGCGGTGCCAAGAGTTGGATCGATTTAGGATTTGCGAGTATTCAACCTTCAGAAGTGGCGAAAGTAGGCATCATCCTTTATTTAGCAGGAGTATTCGCTAATAAAAATAAAAAAGGCATGATCAATAATTTTAACGAATCAATTGCCCCTCCGGTAGTTGTCTTGACACTTGTTCTGTTTTTAGTCTTCTTGGAACCGGATTTAGGATCTATGCTCATTATTGGAGCAGTTGGCTTATGCGTTATGCTCGCGAGCGGCATTCGGTTTAAGTTGTATCTGAAATTGGCCTCAATCGTCGTTGCCGGGGCTGCGTTATTTATTTTGCCAATGATCATTTTTGCGCAAGACCAGATTTTTACTGAAAAACGGCTAGGCCGGCTTGATGCATTTTTTAATCCGTTCCAGGATGAATTGGGATTCGGGATGCAAATCGTTAACGGTTATTTAGCTATCGGATCTGGCGGCTTAAGTGGACTAGGCCTTGGGCAGTCAATCCAAAAGCTGGGTTATTTGCCGGAACCGCATACAGATTTTATTATGTCTGTCATCGCTGAGGAGTTAGGCGTCTTCGGTGTAGCTTTTGTCTTGGTCGGTTTGGCTTTCATTGTTCTTCGCGGACTTTCAATTGCCATGACGACAAAAGACCCGCTGGCGAGAATGCTAGCAGCTGGTGTTGCCAGCATGATCGGAATCCAGACTTTCGTCAATTTGGGTGGGTTGACAGGGCTTATCCCGCTTACAGGTGTAACACTTCCATTTATCAGCTATGGCGGAACCTCTATAATTTTGTTATCTTTAGCTATGGGAGTATTGATGAATGTTTCCATGTTCCACAAAGCTGAAAAATTGAAAAAGTAA
- a CDS encoding YlaH-like family protein: protein MGDQAFVYDRMYPLARFLYETMPNFEIAGYALFAVIFLLSAFVYKLGFAKKLSIGKNAVIALFLLVGGLGLTFLALFLPVVEGLIIAALILILYKIRLWREKRENAASH, encoded by the coding sequence ATGGGCGATCAAGCTTTTGTCTATGATAGGATGTATCCGTTAGCCCGGTTTTTATATGAGACAATGCCGAACTTCGAGATTGCAGGATATGCGCTTTTTGCCGTCATCTTCCTGCTCTCAGCATTTGTTTACAAATTAGGCTTTGCCAAAAAACTATCGATCGGTAAAAACGCTGTTATCGCTTTGTTTCTACTAGTAGGTGGGCTTGGGCTTACATTCTTGGCTCTGTTCCTGCCGGTTGTAGAAGGGCTGATAATTGCAGCACTGATTTTGATTTTGTATAAAATTCGATTATGGCGCGAAAAACGCGAAAACGCTGCTTCTCATTGA